tgcgccacccagggatcccacaaatagGTTTTCAAGTGGTCCACTTCTGGTTAAGAATAATTGGGTTCCTAAGTTTCCCTTTTTTACCTAAAGTATCTTCCTTTGTAAGGAGTACCTGGAAACTTAATAATACTAatgaatttctctttcctcctctgtctcaTCTCTCTCCCCTACCTTCAACCCTTCCCCTcccatttccccttcttccttttttttttttttttaagattttatttatttattcatgagagagagagagagagaggcagagacatagacatagggagaagtaggctcctcaaggagcctaatgtaggactcgatcccaggactaggatcacaccctgagccaaagggtcaaccgctgagccatccaggtgtcccccatttccctttcttcctaataaaattaagactttatGACTCTCCTCCTTTAAGTACTATAGGAGGAAATGCTTCTAATATGGATGACAAAAGCAGGTAAAACCTCTGTCTACATTGATCACCAGGAAGTTCATAACAGCTTTGTGTTAGAAATGTTTCCATCAATAGGGAAGGAGAGAATTCTCTAGAACAAGGTCTGTGACAAGGATATCAATTGAAAGGTCATGAGTTGAAGGAATATATAATTTGTCATTGTAGGGGTGGTTTATGTTTCATCATATAGATTCTCAGATAATTTTCTCATGAGTAAAGCTTGTAAGTTATAGATCTCAAAATCAGGAACTGTCCAAATGATGCATTAATGAGTAGACCATCCaaagtacatttttgtttttattggtatTCACATAAAATAACTAGATGTAATAATGAATGTATTATTAAACAGTAAACTATATTGGAAGGCAAggatcagattttatttttatttctccaacttTCAACATGTGTTTAATAATAATAGGCAATCAAAAAATGTTGAACCTAATAACTAattctttcattaattcttttgaaCAGACCGGATTATGGACAGAACTTGCAAAGATTGAGAATAATTTCTTAAAGCCACTCCATACAGGACTTAATATGTCAAAAGCACATTATGAAGCAGAAATTAAGAATAGCCAAGAAAATAGCCAAGGTTGGTAATATGCAATTTCATTTTTGGTTAGGTCTAAAAATTAGTTAAGTTTTAGAACTGTCagttatattcaaaataaagaacttttaaatgtcacacttgtttattttgtaaCAAACAAGGAACCATGAAAGTTATTTTATGtgtaattaaaatgatttttagcaGATCTGTAAGCCAGTTAACAATGAAATTGAGTTAACAAAGATTTAAACCAATTTGAAGCATATTCTGGTTTAAAAccaggttaaaataaaaattctgattaaaaatCTAACTGTATTATAAGTATTTCTGTTTGGCTATTATACTAACTTGGGTATGGCTCTGTCCATCCTCACTCTCAAGTAAATCTGTACAAATTATGAAAAAGAGTCTTAGATgcagaattactttttaaagtcattaaGCAATTCTATAATAATCTGCTCTTTTCCGTATAGCTATGGAGTATTTCTTATAGGCATTACCAGAAATATTGTTTTAGTGTAATGGGTATAATAATGAAAGTTGCTTAAAAATTGATTATTGAAATCTGAGAGTTGTTTTTAATGGTTAAATgtgatacatgattttttttcttctcttacagAAGTCCAGAAGTCTAAAGATCTTTGTTCTGTAACTGTAGGTGGAGAAGAGATCCCTAATATGCCTCCTGAAATGCAGCTTAAGGTAGATCTGAAATTTTCCTAAGCTATATCCAGctgaagacttttcttttttttgctttaacgCAACATTAATGTAACATTAATTTTCGTTGGCACTGCAGGTCCTACATTCAGCTCTTTTCACATTTGATTTGATTGAAAGTGTTCTGGCTCGAGTAGAAGAActcattgaaataaaaacaaagtctacCACTGAAGAAAATATTGGGATAAAGTGAAACTTCcatttcctaaataaaaactagtaaaatactgtattttccattttgattatttaatacctttataaaaacttttctgtaaaatactgctagaaaaataaatgtagctTTTCTCATTTATTGGTTTCTGTGATGACACATTAAGGACCAGTAGTattctttggttttaaaaagattatctaCGTGGTAAATAATGCccatatatatattctagatccTACTGTTGAAAATCCAATACAAActaataattttgtattataatCTCATAAAATGAAGTTGTATTGCCTTCATTCATATAGCTATACTGATTTATAAATACATTGATATACTTTATGTTCCAGTTAGATGCTATATTTTAGAACTCTTGGTGTCAAATAGGGTATCACAGCACTGTAAAAGTATACAGAGGTTTTCAGTAGGCCAGTTGGCTGATTGTCTcaattctcctttcttttcctacctCAGGAAGAGTCTTAGGGGGCAGAATCCCATCACCACCCCTCTAGCAGCAGTTATAATATGAAAGCATCTGCAaagattaattttagaaatactgGCAGCCCTTGTGGAATAGCTAAAAAGTGTatgtgacttttccttttctaaggGACTAGTTAGAAaatgctgtgtttttattttgtagtaaATATTTGTCCATCCAACTTAGTTTGTATCACTAAGAAACTGCATCTgagttttataatatatgtatgtaccAATTTTTTCTAAACGTTATTAAAGGGATTACTCAACAAAACTgaagataaaatcatttttaatcatatacattttattattttaaatttttaaaaatctttaaagtaaatatatttgaacattATAATTAAGtctaattattttaacattattccTAAAGAAATTAAGCAATTGATACACTAATTTAGGTTAAATGGATCACTACTCAGTTTTAACTTTTGAAGTGTTTTCCAAACAGGACTTTGCTCAATGATGTAAGCCTCAGTTGTTATCATTCTATAGCAGATCCTATCTGTGTATGGTTTGGAGGCAGTCTGTAAAAAGTTATAAACATGGAacattatttatagaaataagttatttttacagggtcatataaaaaataaattttcacataCTCTAAGTATCAAATCACCTTCTTTGTGCTAAATACTATGTTTGTGTTACTTGAGTAATAGAAAAATACTGGTCTTTGTCTTTAGGAATTtccaaaaagccaaaagaaaactttaagaatTGCTTTAATGGAGATCTGTTCCAAGTATAAGAATAAGAAACACCTAACTCTGCCTAGGGCCCATTTCATAGgggaagacaaatgaaaagaccatgaaaaGATGGTGGGCAACTTGTGAACATTATCCTATAAAATCGTATGTTTTGCACTTTGACAGTTCTTGACTACAGCCTgatcaataattatattttagaacTTGAAGGAAGATTTAAGAAACCAGTAGGGCCAACACAATGTATATATGCCAAATGCTCTTTTGGGCTAAAATTAGTCATTCTTGCTACTGAAAGTAAAACTGAGAAGATGAGAGGGCTGAGTTCAGGCTTCAAAGAGCTGCATGCTGAAAGAGCAACTTCTCTGAGGGGAAAAGGGGCAGAGTATTTGTTAATCCTGCTCAAGTGGGTGTGCCTTTTGAAGTCAAGAACCTTAAAATCCATGAGTGCTATGTATGTGTCATTTTTCTAGATGACTCACCTTAGCTATAGTGCACATAAGATTAATAGCATTTACTGTGTTGTGTACTGGAAGTATCCGTAAGTTACTACCCaggaatctgaaaaataatttgtaaatagaTCATATAACTTACACAGATAGCTGTTAAgcggaaaggagagagaaaccttatattcatttatttattcacgccCTGCCCTATTCCACAGAGGTATGATATGGCTTTATAGCCAGAATTTAATAGACTAAAGAGTATTCACTTTTTTTTGGTCTCGAAGGAAAATCTAAGAAATCAGCATGAACTCTGAAATTTGTCACCCTGAATCTTGAAATAGCCATTAGGCCcacattttatgaaatatgacAAGTTAACATTATAATGTTTATCTTATGACAAAACATAACTCACCTGCTTAAAAGAATTAAGAACTAAAGTAAAAACAATGTGATTTAAGTCTGTAGTACTATTCTTCTATACCTTTGCTGAATCCTGAACATCAGTTTCCATTCCTCAGGCCCATGGAGGGCAGCAGACAGAACCAAAAAACTCTTTTGGTGAATATTAATAAACTTCTCAATTTTGGCTAGAAATATTTCTTCAGCTGATATAAAGCATTCTTTAGCATCCATCAATAAAAATGCAACTCCTAGGAAAAGTAAGCACAATATAAAACATCACTTTGTTAtaataatcaatttttttttgtaaactcaGTAGAATCAACAAAAATAGCTATAGTATAGGTCTAAGTGTCCAAGACCTAAACCTAGAAGGAACAAAGTTACTATAACAAAATTCCTATGTTACAAAACGATTTAGGTAATTCTTTGAAGTGCTCTATATAAAAAGATGGCTTATTCTAAAGGAAAAAGCTTTTTTGGTCAGTAACAATTTTCAAACTAAGGCACTGAACACAAAGTAATGCctgattttagttgttttttttttgtatattataatgatttttttaaagctggaaatCAAAAATAAGCTTTCAACTATTTCTTGGAGAAACCTTTGTAGAGaacattattatataaattaaaacactCAGATATCTAGGATTTTTGAAACTGTATCAGGCCCATAAGAATAGTCCTGAAGGGAAATTTGATCTAATTatagttctttattattattttttaagattttatttatttattcatgacagacacacagagaaagagaggcagagacacaggcagagggagaagcaggctccatgtagggagcctgatgtggggtctccaggatgataccccactgggccatcagggctgccctaattatagctctttaaaagagaagaaagaaaagaaaaaaaaataataaaagagaagaaagacaaccTGAGGAAAGTGATAGTATGTTAATTGAGTGAACTTGGGCAATGTATATAAACCTCTCTGAACCTAAGTTCTACCATCTGTAAGAATGTAACAATAATTCTTTCATAGGtttgttgagaagattaaataagatactggagggaaaaaataagatcCTGGGTATGAAGTGGCGAAGGGACATAGAAGACATTCAAAAACATTTCACTCCCTATTCAATCAGGAAGGATGACTTTGAAGTTTGAGGTTAGACCACCTTCAGACTGGAGTTTCATTTCTAGGAGCTTTTGGAAGTTGCCTGTCTTCCAAAACCTCTGCTAGAGTTACCAGTCTATCTATCTGCAACCCTCCTGATAAAATCCTTTACTTCCACCTCTTTTATCATTTTAGTCATTTCCTTACCACAAACCTACGCTTTGTGCTGCCCCAGCCTTCTCATATCCTGATCTAATtccttcttgtattttttttgccCATGACAATTAcatagttttatgatttttaaaaaagattttatttatttattcatgagagatagagagagaggcagagacacaggcagagggagaagcagggagcctgatgtgggactcgatcctgggtctccaggatcatgccctgggctgaaggtggcactacactgttgagccacctaggctgcccctaGTTTTATGACTTGAGGAACTTCTATTTGTCTCtattcagttcttttcttttagtatttgtttATATCAGCAAACTCTTGTACAAAATCCTGAAAAAACattctctcttgtttttatatatggcttttGACCAATGTTGTGATGTTGGCCTCTTTGTTAATACTGATAGTATTTTAAGTCCTAACTGTTGGAGAGAGagttttgttctagttctatttGCATTGTAGTTCCAAAGCAAGTTTTTACCGTCCTCTACCAGATTTCACTGGTTCAGCTTTAGTTCaacaatttttgtttctttagagaggaagcaggggaggggcagagggagagggagaaagagaatcttaagcaggctccatgcccagcgcagagccagtgcagtgcttgatctcacaacactgagatcatgaccggagctgaactCCAGaatcagtcacttaactgactgagccaccaaggtgcccccaacAATTATAATCTAAAAAGGAATGCATGTTGTAGTTGGCCATATGTATTACTTTTGCAGCAGTAATAAAGTTTTATACATTTACCTCTCCCAAAAGATAATACCTTAAGCTTATTACCTGGTTAACTGAACTACCACTATTAGAATTTATActgacatattttattaaaaacttaagACAGTTAGCAAATATACtgtaccagaaagagaaaatataattgatCCATTTTCCACTGAATCTGAATACCGAATCTTGTGGCTTTGATTTTCTAGGGCAGTTGCAACTTCgtaactctaaaaaaaatttttttcagaaacaaaaatttaagacaTGCTtagaatgaatgattttttattaaagctaatgaaaaaattaagtttaatagCTTCTTTTATAACtatactctttaaatatttgatcatCAAAGGAGACAGTAAATGTGCTCTCCAGTGGGGgggaaaacacttttaaaaagcacaaatattCAGTTCTACTGAAACACACTGTGTTTGGAAATGAATTGTGCACTAGTTATGTTACTTAGGGATAGAAACTAAGGACAGTATTAGAGAACTAAACTATAAGAAACAGACCAAATGCACACTTCATTTAAAAActtggagatgaaaaaaaaaaaaaacttggaaatggATTCTGATATGCTAATGAAATCTGGAAGGTGAGTCGTGGTGAGTTTCTTACATGGTTCACAATATCACGAAGTGCCAGATATACAGACCACAAGGAGACAACCAATTCTCCAATTCATTTGTGTACATTACAGTTACTTttatactttgtaaaaaaaaaaaatacatatatatttattttagagagtgcacaTAGGGTGTCAGCAGGGAggtggccagagggagagaatctcaagcagacgccctATTGAGCatggagtcctacatggggctcattctcacaaccctgaaatcatgatcaaGACAtataactgagctacccaggcacccttttttatacttttaaaatgttttaagccTTATATAAGTCAGAAAGCATGTATGAACACAGCCAACAGGGCTTCTATTTTAAACAccatttcaaaaatcatttcacTGCCTATTCTATCCAAGTAATTACTTAGATAATTTTATCTAAGCCACTGAGATATAAGTGGTTATTAGTATTTCCTGACTGGTTACAACTCAAGCTGGTTATTCTCCAAGTAGACAAAAATCCTTTAGgtacatttatattttgctttagaACATGTTTATTTTAAGTACACAGGCTGGaagtgtatataaaatatatgcttcctttctttcctaaagAGTTTTTTTGTGCCAAACAGATCCTGATCTGGAGTACAACTATGGCTCTTCCCATGAGTTTTCTTctgctgttttaaaattatacattgaTTCCAGCAATGGCAGACTAAGTAATTTAGGCCAAACCTCCTGCTGAGGCAACTAGAAAAGCTGgacaattttaaaaacctgcttgAATGCACCAGAGAGCTAACAGGATAGTGAAAAATTATAAGgccaaaatatatagaaattcagAGATACGAGACCAGCATTTAGGCCACCTCTTCCCTAAGGGCATCTGCCATTTCAGAAAGAGATGAGAGGCTGAACATGGCTTTTGACAAAAGTAGAACAGCTCTCACAGGGACTACAGTCAAGCTTCAGACAATTTCAATCCCTGAAATTGTCTTTAGGTGATACTGTATTACTATTGCTCCCAAGCACCTTGCAGAAGCACTCTCAATCAGGTTTTCTCATATGaactacaaagaaaattatttgagtgACTATTTTTTCACTTCACACATCAAGTACCATTCTACATATAGTTCATTTATTACATACAATAGGTGCTTTAGGACTTggattgccagatttagcaaatataACACCCAGGTGAATCtgagtttcagataaacaacataattttttagtataagtatgtcccatacAATATTTGGGATATAATTCTACCAAATTCATTGCTTACCGAAAACCCAAATGTTGTAACTGAATGTCCTGTATTTTATGTGGCAACCCTTAGGGCTTTGGGGGGTTTTAATTCCCTTGTAAAATTAAGACTTCTTAGAAGAATGGAACACTACTCTAGGTCTCAAGTTATTTctacaatttttcaaaaacaaattccaacacaataaaaaaaaaaaatcagacatacCAAGAGACGAAATTACTTGAAAGAGAACTATGAGAAGCAACAGGcaatagaaacagactcacaggGGATGTTTACATACAGTGAAGTTTCATCAGATACATATCTTAAAATAGTGATGTTTATTATGttcaaggagatgaaagacaCAATTGAGAATTCTGGCaagaaaacaaactataaaagGATGTAACAGATGTGAAAGTCAGGAAAGCTTCATAAAGTGAGGTAAATCTTTAAAGtggaaaggagggcagccccggtggcacagcggtttagcgccgcctgcagcccagggtgtgtctctcatgaataaataaataaaatctttaaaaaaaaataaagtggaaaggagtTTTTTAAGCAGGCAAGTGAAgttttgaaaaagacaaatgtgAGAAGATCATGGACAGAAAGAGTAAAGGCAAAGGCATTCAGACCCAAAAGTTTGTTGTGTGTAAGGTGTACATGAATCAGTTAATTTGGAGATGGTATTAGGAATAAATGTTGGCATCACTAAGGACCCATGTATGCCATGTTAATGAATTTCAATCATAGGGTATCAGTAGCTAAACCTTATTGAgtatataataatgtaaaaaggcttgtcaaatcactatacacctggaaactaatgcaacatcatgtgtcaactatacttcaattaaaaataatcagtttaaaaaatcatactcTATTTCAGGTGCCAActaaaagaattataataaaaataaagtaataaagataaaagtagaaaGTACTGAATTAAGaaaaagccaaattcaagagttaatttttcaaaataaccgGGAGCTAACAAGACTAGATTTTCCAAAGCATGTTTCATGAAATATAAATCCCACAAGATATTAAAAGATGTTCCTTGTATTCAAATAATAATGGGAAACAGTGAGTATTGTCTCCTTTTGAGGAAATACTTACCATGCATTTAAGCATAAgaaaagctctgaaaaaaaaaaaaaaagaaaagaaaaactctgaaaagtagtgcagtaaacaacaacaaaaaaacttggATAAATTTGTTGATACAAGCATTCCAAATACAATCCAATACTTATTTCTACAAATTTAACACCTATTAATGTTCTGTAAAACTAGTATTCTACCAAATCTActtataagaaaggaaatgaaatgggaAAGGGTACTCAGTAAGTAATACAGAGTTTATTAGGAAATTTAAGAGAATGTCAATATGAAAATTTGAAtcaaaaaatgataatttcataAATTTCAACTTAACAAATTTAACCATATCTGTGACTtaggtaaattttttaaaaatatataatttctgaaAACAGACTCATAGTATAAAACTTAATAGAGCAAAACTCACAGAAACCACACGTTTTCTACATTTCATAAAAAATTGTCAGCATAGAAAATTTAACAGAAAAGCTTTTATCTTCACTAATAATTTCCACACTATATTACTTCATAGAtatcaacaaaagaaatgaaaaaagaagtatggaaaaggaaaaaaatacaaatcattagTAAATAaggattcaaaaataaaatattagagaacaaaattttaagagaatatgaaagaaaaatccaaaatgatCACCTAGTTTAATCAAGAAATGCAAACGTTAGGggatgccttgggtggctcagtggtttagcgcctgcctttggcccagggcataaccttggagtcctgggatcaagtcttacatcaggctccctgcatggagcctgcttctcccccctgcctgtgtctctgcctctctctctctctctctctctctctctgtgtctctcatgaataaataaatgaaatctttttaaaaaataaatttaaaattttaaaagaaatgcaaagattaGTCATTTAAGTTCTCAACAGATAACCAAAAACaatgcatttgaaaaattatacacCTATTTCTGATTAACAGAACAACTTTATTAAGCTTAGATGAATAttaacacaataaatattttatagtaacaGGTAcatcatatataataaaacaatggAAGTATTCccattaaaatcagaaacactTTTAGATACTTTGGCCACAGCAAAAGAccataagataaaaataagagataTAGCTGTCAGAAATTGTAATCACAAATTATGACTGCCTCTCTTGAAAATCCAATAGAATCAACTGATGATCGTATTATGAAAATGCAATAaggtgattaaaaataaattaccacaaattcaAAAGTTTCTacttattgggacacctgggtggttcagtggttaggcgcctgcttcagctcagggcatgaccccagagtcccaggattgagtcccacattggactcccagcatggagcctgcttctctctctctgcctgtgtctctgcctatctctgcgtctttcatgaatagataaaatctttaaaaaaaaaaaaaagaagtttctactTACAGATTGAAAACATGGGGAAACTATATtccaaaacagcaacaaaacatcAACTATCTAGGGTACTTAAAACGAAATAGGAAcaatatgaagaaaattttaaaaaatcatacctgaggaaaaaaaaagacttggaaaaaaataatgatgtatcTTATATGTTCAAAGGATGGTAAGAAaattttttctcctcatttaatAAGTTAGTTAAATTCTAATCAAAAGTGTAAtgattgaactttttttttctttttaacttaaaggGATACCGATGTTCATCTAGAATAAAGTTTGCAAACTTTCTCAGTAGAAggtcagataataaatattttaagcttttcagGTAGCATACGATCTCTGTGACAGAGATCCTACGCaacctttttttgttcttttcttccctgcttccctccttctcttctttccccctccctccttccttttgcccctccttcttcctgtttccctcactccctccttctctttctctttgtttctttctttctcataagccttgaaaaatgtgaaaaccatgcTTAACTAACTGGCTTGGTAATAACACACTGTAGGCCAGGACACAGACCATAGTTTTATGATTCCCTAACTGAGATGAATAAACATGTTTTAGAAACACAGGAATAGTATGGAAGGAACATGTCTAAATTTTAAGGTATATCACTCAActacaatgaatttaaaaattaaaggtgtggtaatgattcaatatttaagATACAAATCCACTGAATACAACAGGATCAGATTCAAAAGCATATAATTACTTGTATGTGAGCATATGTACAAATGTATGTAACACATCTTGAAGCTTGCAATAACATCTtagaagaaaaagcaatttaagaaatcttggggaaaaaactTAAACTTgactatataataaaaataactgttttaacTCTTCAAGatagagtagaaataaaaatctgcaaCTTATGATGTCACAATTACCACATAAAAttgaaaggcaaaagaaaaacctGAGAAAAAATGTAATCAGTAGTATAACACAcatattattcttaaatatttttaaagaataaaaatttatttagtatttacaccaatagaaaaaagacacaattatagaagaaataaaaataatacatatgtgCCTCAGAAAATGTTTAATCTCTTTtgtcatcaaaatataaaatatgaaatatgaaactAGCAGATTTTTCATAAAATGATAACACTTGGAATTGTCTGAGATGAGGATGAACTGCCTTCCTGTATACTGCTGATGGcactttaaattaaaacattctgatatgttaactaaattgaatttaaattaaaaagcacattCTGGAGGGTAATTTGACAACACATAGCAAAAGTCTTAAAATGTGCATGCCTCTTTCCTTAATGCAactattcttttaagaatttttctagaTCAAAAACTAGCAATAAAGATTTATGTGTAAGGACAGTAAATTAagcactatttaaaatattaaaaaatagaaactaatgaaataaaaaggatagTTCTACTATCTTTGCAAAGTACACATAAATGAAAcgagaataagaaacaaaagcaaactttCTATTTGATGAAACTAGGAAATGTGTAAGcccaaacaaaacacatgaataaGAAAAGTCTAATTTGAGGAACATTTTTGAAAGCCATGTCGGACAATATTGgttcctctaaaaataaaacatttcatctgTGCCTAatgcttgtctttttaaaaaatattttatttaaattcaatttgccaacatatagtataacacccactgctcatcccattaagtgccctccttactgctggtcacccaattaccccatcctatgcccacctctctttctgcaaccctttgttcttTCCTAGGATTAGGAggctctcatggtttgtcttcctctctaatttcccccagtttccctccttttccttatagtccctttcactatttcttacattccacatatgagtgaaaccatatgatgattgtctttctccaactgacttatttcactcaacataataccctccagttccatgtaCGTTGAAGtacatggtaggtattcatcctttctgatgg
This DNA window, taken from Canis lupus familiaris isolate Mischka breed German Shepherd chromosome 6, alternate assembly UU_Cfam_GSD_1.0, whole genome shotgun sequence, encodes the following:
- the C6H1orf146 gene encoding uncharacterized protein C1orf146 homolog isoform X1; protein product: MAENGRKEKVKWTTTIIISSSLKSYEVATALENQSHKIRYSDSVENGSIIFSLSGVAFLLMDAKECFISAEEIFLAKIEKFINIHQKSFLVLSAALHGPEEWKLMFRIQQRFLGSNLRILPVHNTVNAINLMCTIAKTASKPYTDRICYRMITTEAYIIEQSPVWKTLQKLKLSSDPFNLN
- the C6H1orf146 gene encoding uncharacterized protein C1orf146 homolog isoform X3 codes for the protein MLKCMSYEVATALENQSHKIRYSDSVENGSIIFSLSGVAFLLMDAKECFISAEEIFLAKIEKFINIHQKSFLVLSAALHGPEEWKLMFRIQQRFLGSNLRILPVHNTVNAINLMCTIAKTASKPYTDRICYRMITTEAYIIEQSPVWKTLQKLKLSSDPFNLN
- the C6H1orf146 gene encoding uncharacterized protein C1orf146 homolog isoform X2 encodes the protein MNMDFKAFLMLKCMSYEVATALENQSHKIRYSDSVENGSIIFSLSGVAFLLMDAKECFISAEEIFLAKIEKFINIHQKSFLVLSAALHGPEEWKLMFRIQQRFLGSNLRILPVHNTVNAINLMCTIAKTASKPYTDRICYRMITTEAYIIEQSPVWKTLQKLKLSSDPFNLN